In Zingiber officinale cultivar Zhangliang chromosome 3A, Zo_v1.1, whole genome shotgun sequence, the DNA window TTCATTGGTTTGTTTCGGTCTCCCTCTTCCCCAGTCTGACTGAATCCCCAACGCTACTAACCTAAATGAATGCTATTTGTGTTACGTCTATGCCTTGCTCGGGATTTATCTCCAATTTCATGTCTTGCAGGGAAATTTAGCAAGGAAATCAATAGGACAGTGATCTTTGGACAAAACAGTGTTAAATGCAAGTGAAGTTGAATCAATGGGGAATGTTGTCAGTTCAGTAACATCTGGGTTTATCAATGTCATTGGCGACATATTTGGAGCTCCATTAGATTTTCTCTCTGGCAAATCGTGCAGGTAACAAAAAGTGCTAGCTACTGGTTCCATTTGCTATATTTAACACGATATTCAACTTTCACTTGCTTTTCACCCTTCCTTAACACTCAATTGACATCCTAACCAGAATTTGTTTATTTACGTTACTAAGTATTGAAAATCCTAAATCATCGGTACCTCATCGCTAGTATCGTATGCCTTGCTATTCCCATATTTAGCTTCCTCATGGCAAAGCCAATAAGTAGGTTTTGAACAAGATATTATGCTATGACTTGAATTCTTTTCCTCTCTAACATAATGCTAAACTTTTGTTTCTTAAGTTGGGAATGGATGACAAAGTGTTGGTCCAAATTCTTCACAGATTACTTTTTAATATTCAAATTTGCTTTGTTTGATCATCAAAAATACACTTTTGATCATCAAAGATTTTTTTTGTAAATGTTTTTAGAAGGTTATTAACAGTTTCAGTAGGACGTGGTATATTTTTTCTCGTGCTATTTCTTTATCTGATTTCCATAAACTGATATCAGCTCAGTATGTGAACCGACATGGGATCTTTTGTGCTACATCGAAAATTTCTGTGTTGCCAATCTTGTGAAGATGGTTGCAGTTCTTGCTCTCCTTTATGCTGGTAAGTGCTTGTGCCTACACTATTTTGCGATAAAATTATATCCCCCAATGCTATCCTTCTCACCCATGCGACCCGATCCAGTGCTGCTGTTTGTCTACGTGCTCTACAAAATCGGATGTTGGCAATGCGTTTGCAAGGGAGGTTGCAAGATGCTCTGGCAATGCTTAATGTCTTGCTACTCGTCTTGCGAGTACGGCTGCATGTTTGTGTGGTTTAAGTTGAAGAATGCCAAAGAAGATCGTCGGAGGAGGATGGAAGTTTACGAACTGAGTTCAAGCGGAGTTGGATCAGACGAGAGCATATCATACGTGCATACACCAAGGTCAGTTAGATTTGCCAGATCTCTTTCTCGGAGATCAAGGGAACGACGAAGGATTCAACTGGAGAGATCTTTGAGGGCGAGGAGTCACCGGGTGAGAGTCGGGATTAGTCAGCACTCTGTACGCGTCAATGGCGAGGAACCACGGAGGCTTCACAGGCATGGAGATGTGCTGCATGACGTTAAGGTCACTCATACATCAAGGTTTGTACAGAAAGGCAATGGGAAGAGGATTCATAGGAAGAGGTTGTGGGAGTAATTATATGAATatagttataaaaaaaaatattacaccaagtaaaataaaaatatttgtttatgaaaaaataaatgagCCTTAATAAATGGATTAATGCTTTATATGATAAACCTACGACGTTGATTTTCTATATCGTTAGAATAAACTTGTTCATGTGGAATGTGATTTATCAGGTCTATACTGcagtaataattaataataatacaaTTTTTTTAGTCAAAAGATGATCACAAATAACATGTTGGAGCAAAACAAAAACTTGACTTGTTTTCGATTATTTTGATAGAGATATAATTAAATATTGTTCTGCATTTTAATTATATTGAccctttataataaaattatattaattaaaatattttaatattaaaatattaaaatagagtCATTAGTAGAGGCATTAGGGGTTTGGATTTTCATCCTTACTGTTTCCCtatgataaaatttaatttaatttaatattatatttatcttagtaaaaaaaaataaaaaaaagtatattttttaatattgtcgGTCTGAAATATTTAtagtcaattctaagatgtgaaattaaagagaattatatttttttatataaaataacc includes these proteins:
- the LOC122053589 gene encoding uncharacterized protein LOC122053589; this translates as MGNVVSSVTSGFINVIGDIFGAPLDFLSGKSCSSVCEPTWDLLCYIENFCVANLVKMVAVLALLYAVLLFVYVLYKIGCWQCVCKGGCKMLWQCLMSCYSSCEYGCMFVWFKLKNAKEDRRRRMEVYELSSSGVGSDESISYVHTPRSVRFARSLSRRSRERRRIQLERSLRARSHRVRVGISQHSVRVNGEEPRRLHRHGDVLHDVKVTHTSRFVQKGNGKRIHRKRLWE